The genome window CTTGACAGACCCGACAATGATTACCAAGCTGGAAAAGAGAATGATTATGAATTCCCTTAACGTGTTGTTTAAGCGGGGTGTGTACGGGACCTATATTTACGCCCATGACCCCCTGCTGCGGCAGACCCTCAGGCAGCTCTTTGCGCAGGCTGGCCTAACCATCCCTCAGGAGTATTAATGATGAAAAGAAAACTTAATAAGACCCTGCTAATTCTAGGCGGGATTATAATTTCAGCGATCCTAATTTATTTTATCTACCGTGATTATCAGCCGGAGATCAATCTCTTGCTACACATGAATGACCATAACCGAATCGTGTTAATGCACCTGATCCGCAGCCACGGGATTAAGGACATGCTACTGTTGCTGGCGTTGATTGCCACATTCAACGCGATTCCTGGCATGTCCAATTCGCTGATTTGTATATTAGCCGGCTTGTGCTATGGCCCTGTCGTTGGCTTTTTGATTAATTGGCTGGGGAACATTTTAGGGAACTGCGGCGTGATGAGCATTATCCGCGAGGTGGACCTCTCCAAGTGTACCCGGAAGTCTAAGCTGCTAGCCGCGTTAATGCACCAAAAGCATCCCCTGATTGGGCTGACGCTCGGCTTCATGGTTCCGGTGATTCCTAGCGTCTTGGTTAATTATGCCGGGGCCCAGCTCAACATCAGCCGCTTCCGTTACCTGGCGATGGTGACTGTCGGCATGGCCCCAACGTCATTTATCTATGCCTTTGGGGGTGACGCGCTTTTCCAGGGCAACAGTCACAAGCTAATCGGGGCTGCCGTGGCAATCGTTGTGGTAATTGCCATGTATGTCCTGATTAAAAAACTTATTAAACGCGACCGGGCTGCTAAACAGCCGGTAGCATAATAAAAGAGGCTGGGAATTAACTCAACCTCTTTAATATTTTAAAGTTAGTAATGCCTCAGCGCAGTAGCTGGCTGGCAGTTCAAACGCTGATTTATCAGCGTTTGACCAACCTAGCCATCCTTGCGGAGGTTCGAAGACAAACGCCCCAAATCAGCTTGCTAGCCGGTTTGGAGCGTTTTTTCTCACTCTCGATTTTGTTTAAAGTTACAGGTCAATTTCTAACATGATTGGGGTATGGTCACGCCGCTCACCACTATCGATCATGGATGAAGAGCTAACCTTATCGGCCAGCCGGTTGCTGACTAACCAGTAGTCGATTCGCCAGCCAGAATTGTTCTGCTTACTGGTTAATACTCGCTGGGCCCACCATGAGTACGCTCCCGTCTCTTCGGGATGCAAGAAGCGGAAACTATCGGTAAAGCCAGCAGCGAGCAGCTTGCCGAAGTGTGAACGTTCCTCGTCGGTAAAACCAGCGGAGTGATGATTGTTTGCCGGGTGGGCCAAATCAATTTCCTCGTGGGCTACGTTAAAATCGCCGCTGGCAATTACTGGTTTCTGCTCATCAAGCTGGCGCAGATAATCGCGGTAACAGTCGTCCCACTGCTCCCGGTCTGCTAGCCGTTTCAGACCATTCCCGGAATTGGGCGTGTAAACCTCGGTCAGGAAAAAGTCAGGGAATTCCAAGGTAATGATCCGGCCTTCACTATCCATTGGCTCCGGGGCCCCGATTTGCGGATAAGTAACCGTTGGCTGGTATTGGTCTCGGTAGAGATACATAGTACCAGCATAGCCCTTCCGTGCCGGCTCGACCGAACTGCGCCAGGCAACCTGGTATCCCGGGAAAAGGTCAGCGAGGACTTGCAGGTGCTTCTTAGTGGGGCCATTTTTTGACAATTTGGTTTCTTGGATTGCCACGGCGTCCGGTTCCAGTGCAGAAATCTTTTTGAGGACGGCCCGAGTCTCACCCGCCCGAGTCGATGTTCCAGTTAAGGCTGCGTTAATTGAGTCGATGTTCCAAGAGATGAATTTCATAGTTCTGTTGCCGCTCCTTTATTGCTTATGCTGTCCCTTATTATACCTTTTCTCCGCTCATTTTAAAAATTAATTGAGCGGCGGTCTCGACAGCTAGTCAGCACTATGTTACGATATAGGCAATTTGAAACTATAAAAGTTACAAGGAGAACATGCAATGAAAGTTAAACAAGCGCTGATTACATCCCTAGTAGCTGCAACGGTCCTCATTTTAGGGACGGCTGCTCCAAGCGTTGCTAGTGCTGCTAGCAGTAAACCAATCATTGTCGGCTCGAAGAATGTTTCCGAGAGCAAGACCGTTAGTGAAATTTACGCCCTCGCCCTCGAACATGAAGGTTATAAAGTTACGCGGAAGCCTAATATTGCCAATAACGTCATCTTCCAAGCAACCCAAAAGGGCCAGGTTGACGTTTACCCTGACTATACTGGGACGATCGTTGAAGCCTACCTCAAAAAGCGGGCCAGCGGCAAGAGCGCCAGTGAAATTGCCAAGATTGCCCACCAAGGGGTTCAAAAGGATGGTCTGACAACCTTCGATTATGCTCCCGGTGATAATCGTCAAGGAATCGCTATGCCTACCAAGGTCGCCAAAAAGGACCACATTAGCGACCTGAGCCAGCTACAAAAGAAAGCTGATAAAATTCGTTTTGCTTCGCAGGGGGAATTTGAAAAGCGGGCCGATGCGCTCCCGGCAATGAATAAGGCGTATGGTAAGTTCGACTTCAAATCGATTAAGGACTACGACGTGAACCTGCTCTACAAAATTATGGAACAGGGTAAGGCTGACGCCGCACCGGTTTCAACGACTGATGGTCAGCTGGCAACCGGAAAGTTCACCCTCATCAAGGACAACAAAAACGTTTGGCCCCCTTATAACCTGGTTCCCGTGGCAAACCAAAAGGCTGCTAAGAGCTACCCAAAGATGGGTCGGGCCTTGAACAAGGTTGATGCTAAACTGACGACCAAGCAGTTAACGACCCTCAATCGAAGGGTGAATGTCGACGGGCAAAACTACAAAACCGTTGCCAAAAACTGGTACGAGCACAATATCAAATAGCGGTGAGGAGTGATTCTTTGTTTTCACAGGTGATTCAATACTTTCAATCTAATAGTGGCCAATACTGGCAGTACGTTGGTCAGCACCTCTTCCTCACGCTGGTGACCCTAGTAATCTCCATGGTGATTGCTTTGCCGTTAGGGTACCTAGGCTCACGGGTAAAACCGGTGGCTAGTTTCTGCGTCGCCTTTGCGCAGGTGCTGCGAATAATTCCTAGCCTGGCCCTGCTATTTTTACTGATTCCCGTTATCGGTACCGGGATGGTCCCCGCTTTAATTTCCCTGGTCGTGTTAGCCCTGCCGCCGTTGCTAATCAACACCATCCTGGGCTTCAACGAGGTCAGTCCCCTGTACAAGGAGGTCGGAACGGCCCTCGGGATGACCTCCCGGCAATTGCGTCGGCAAATTGAAATTCCCCTAGCCCTCCCCTACGTCCTTAACGGAATCAAGCTGGCAATCGTTGAAATTATCGCCAGTGCAACCCTGGCGACCTATATCGGGGCTGGCGGCCTGGGAACATTAATTTTTACGGGTCTGGGCTTGTACGATATGACCTATGTTGTAATTGGTGCCGTTAGTGTCGCGGCCCTCTCACTGGGGGCAATGCTCGGCTTCGACTTCTTAATCAGAAAGGTTCAGAAACATGACAAAAGCAGCTATTCAATTTAAACACGTTCAGAAGCGGTTTGGCGATGACCTGGTTATTCCTGACCTGAGCTTTACGATTAACCAAGGTGAGTTTGTTACTATCCTGGGGACTTCTGGCTCGGGAAAGACCACGACCCTTAAAATGGTGAATGGCCTGTTACAGCCGAGTGCGGGTGAAATTACCATTGATGGGCGGCCGCTCAGCGAGCTTGACTTAGTTCAGCTGCGCCGCCATATGGGCTACGTGGTCCAGCAAATCGGCCTCTTCCCGCACATGACCATTGCGCAAAATATCGCGGTGGTGGCACAACTGCTGCACTGGAACAAGGAGCAGACCAGCCAGCGGGTTCGTGAATTGTTACAGCTGGTCCAGCTTAATCCCAGGGAGTATGCTACTCGGTACCCCAGCCAATTATCTGGCGGCCAGCAGCAGCGGGTCGGGGTGGCCCGGGCCCTAGTCGCCAACCCGCCCTATGTGCTGTTTGATGAACCCTTTGGCGCATTAGACGCCCTTACCCGGGAGGAGCTGCAGCACGAGATTAAGCGAATCCATGAGTCGTTAGCCGACAAGACCTTTATGTTTGTGACCCATGACATTAATGAAGCTCTCTATTTGGGGAGCCGGGTCATGGTGATGCACGAAGGACGAATTGAGCAGTTTGCCACACCAGCGGAAATTGTCCGCCAGCCCGCGACACAGTTTGTTAAAAAGCTGCTGGGAACCGTCCGCCAAAATCAAGAACTGTGGGGCCAGCAAGATGATTAAGTATTGGAATGAAAATTGGACAACCATGATCACGGACAGCCAGCAGCACGCCCTCATGGTTCTCAGCTCGCTTGGAATTGCGTTGGTGCTGGCCCTTGTCATTACCTTGCTATTTCTCCGCCGGCGCAACTGGCTGAATAGTTTGGTCTATTTCTTTTCCCTCTTGTACTCAATCCCTAGCTTTGCCTTTTTTGCCCTGCTTCTGCCCCTTTCCGGATTAGGGATGCGGACCGCAATCATCGTTTTGACCATTTACGCTGAGTACGTCCTGCTCCGTTCCTTCATCACCGCCCTGCAAGGAATCGATCCCCAGTTGATCGAAGTGGCTACGGGGATGGGGATGACCCGCCAACAGGTATTCTATAAGGTCCAGCTCCCCCTGGCGTTGCCAGCAATCTTTAGCGGCTTGCAAGTGGCGTTGGCTTCCACGATGGCAATGGCAACCATTGCGGCCACCATTAACGCGGGCGGATTAGGTCAACTCCTGTTTGAGGGCTTGCAGGGACAGCAGCTTGCTCCCATTTTATGGGGGACGTTTTTGACAATGGCCTTGACCCTCATTTGTGCGGGGTTCCTGCGCTTGCTTGAATGGGGCCTCACCCATAAGTGGCGCGCGGCCCTAGCAAAGTAGTGGCTCTAATTAGAAAGGAGGAATAAAATGCGCGTTTCAACCCGTCTAAGCGACAGTATTCATATCTTGGCTCTTTTGCAGATTTACCGTGGAAAAATTCCACTGACGAGCGAAAATATTGCCGGTAGCGTTGAGACTTCACCGGTAGTGGTTCGCCGGCTGATGAGCGCCCTCCGCAAGGGCGGCCTCATTGAGACGGTCCCGGGATTTGCGGACCCCCGCTTAGCCCGACCGGCCGGTAAAATTTCACTTTATGATATTTATTTGGCTGTTGAGGGGCCTGACCGCCACCTCTTCGCAATTGATGAAAAGACTGATCCTGAATGTATTGTGGGGGGTAATATTCAAGCCACGCTGGCTGAATATTACCAGCAGGCGGAAACTGCTGCCCAGGCTAAACTAGCAGGTATTTCACTACAGGATGTGTTAGATAGCATTCTCGTAAAACAGGTACAGAAAGAAGCACAGCAGCGAAAGGAGAATTCTCAATGAAGTATTTAGTTACCGGTGCGACCGGCCACCTTGGCGGAATTATTATCACTGAACTTAGCAAGTTAGTTCCCCAAGCCGATATCCGCTTGGGTGTTCATAGAATTGAAAAAGCCACCGCCCTACAATCTGCTGGCTATGACGTAGTAGCCTTGGACTATGCCGCTGTTGACAGCATGACTGCGGCAATGACTGGGGTTGACGTCTTAATTTACGTTCCCAGCCTCACCTACTGGGTTCAGCAGCGAATCACCGAGTTTGAAAACACCCTCGAAGCCATGCGGCGGGCTAACGTTTCGACCATCGTGGCAATGAGCTTTATCGCTGATCAGTATAACAACCCCTTCCAGATGGCGAGCTATTATGCCTACTTGCCAGCCCGACTGGCCGGCAGCGGTTT of Limosilactobacillus oris contains these proteins:
- a CDS encoding TVP38/TMEM64 family protein, translating into MMKRKLNKTLLILGGIIISAILIYFIYRDYQPEINLLLHMNDHNRIVLMHLIRSHGIKDMLLLLALIATFNAIPGMSNSLICILAGLCYGPVVGFLINWLGNILGNCGVMSIIREVDLSKCTRKSKLLAALMHQKHPLIGLTLGFMVPVIPSVLVNYAGAQLNISRFRYLAMVTVGMAPTSFIYAFGGDALFQGNSHKLIGAAVAIVVVIAMYVLIKKLIKRDRAAKQPVA
- a CDS encoding exodeoxyribonuclease III — protein: MKFISWNIDSINAALTGTSTRAGETRAVLKKISALEPDAVAIQETKLSKNGPTKKHLQVLADLFPGYQVAWRSSVEPARKGYAGTMYLYRDQYQPTVTYPQIGAPEPMDSEGRIITLEFPDFFLTEVYTPNSGNGLKRLADREQWDDCYRDYLRQLDEQKPVIASGDFNVAHEEIDLAHPANNHHSAGFTDEERSHFGKLLAAGFTDSFRFLHPEETGAYSWWAQRVLTSKQNNSGWRIDYWLVSNRLADKVSSSSMIDSGERRDHTPIMLEIDL
- a CDS encoding ABC transporter permease, coding for MRSDSLFSQVIQYFQSNSGQYWQYVGQHLFLTLVTLVISMVIALPLGYLGSRVKPVASFCVAFAQVLRIIPSLALLFLLIPVIGTGMVPALISLVVLALPPLLINTILGFNEVSPLYKEVGTALGMTSRQLRRQIEIPLALPYVLNGIKLAIVEIIASATLATYIGAGGLGTLIFTGLGLYDMTYVVIGAVSVAALSLGAMLGFDFLIRKVQKHDKSSYSI
- a CDS encoding ABC transporter ATP-binding protein, which codes for MTKAAIQFKHVQKRFGDDLVIPDLSFTINQGEFVTILGTSGSGKTTTLKMVNGLLQPSAGEITIDGRPLSELDLVQLRRHMGYVVQQIGLFPHMTIAQNIAVVAQLLHWNKEQTSQRVRELLQLVQLNPREYATRYPSQLSGGQQQRVGVARALVANPPYVLFDEPFGALDALTREELQHEIKRIHESLADKTFMFVTHDINEALYLGSRVMVMHEGRIEQFATPAEIVRQPATQFVKKLLGTVRQNQELWGQQDD
- a CDS encoding ABC transporter permease, yielding MIKYWNENWTTMITDSQQHALMVLSSLGIALVLALVITLLFLRRRNWLNSLVYFFSLLYSIPSFAFFALLLPLSGLGMRTAIIVLTIYAEYVLLRSFITALQGIDPQLIEVATGMGMTRQQVFYKVQLPLALPAIFSGLQVALASTMAMATIAATINAGGLGQLLFEGLQGQQLAPILWGTFLTMALTLICAGFLRLLEWGLTHKWRAALAK
- a CDS encoding Rrf2 family transcriptional regulator, which codes for MRVSTRLSDSIHILALLQIYRGKIPLTSENIAGSVETSPVVVRRLMSALRKGGLIETVPGFADPRLARPAGKISLYDIYLAVEGPDRHLFAIDEKTDPECIVGGNIQATLAEYYQQAETAAQAKLAGISLQDVLDSILVKQVQKEAQQRKENSQ
- a CDS encoding glycine betaine ABC transporter substrate-binding protein; translated protein: MKVKQALITSLVAATVLILGTAAPSVASAASSKPIIVGSKNVSESKTVSEIYALALEHEGYKVTRKPNIANNVIFQATQKGQVDVYPDYTGTIVEAYLKKRASGKSASEIAKIAHQGVQKDGLTTFDYAPGDNRQGIAMPTKVAKKDHISDLSQLQKKADKIRFASQGEFEKRADALPAMNKAYGKFDFKSIKDYDVNLLYKIMEQGKADAAPVSTTDGQLATGKFTLIKDNKNVWPPYNLVPVANQKAAKSYPKMGRALNKVDAKLTTKQLTTLNRRVNVDGQNYKTVAKNWYEHNIK